In Metopolophium dirhodum isolate CAU chromosome 7, ASM1992520v1, whole genome shotgun sequence, one genomic interval encodes:
- the LOC132949605 gene encoding uveal autoantigen with coiled-coil domains and ankyrin repeats protein-like — MLTTDKKNLLLANRLSMEKRVEIEKKYKETTEQNTALIVVNQKLEKIIAKCNLEKAQEHKDKLRTKAENEIKKAKTDNLEIHIKTLQVQISQYEGELRSRDILATGLNRELKIHKTKFENALKKLSDSETRVKALERTIQDMNKECKDSKLKYSSLVHENNNLKAKLDEETQLKLTVEILRDNESGLKKQMNIFKRIIFTEQLENKKLIEIARELEKQKTKFIYTGEDITVIKKKLEECMEQNLILSKKFSNLDCPFYQSKHGKLEDEEPVIKCGSIKERHYENKIFALEQIIKTKQIKFDNQVKEQKKYRDVVVKSLYDTKKAKDSEKAAKVLLEKQKYEIIYNKLDVLGKESKIQKLEIQMDSCDYQRKLANRQSTLLCRQVRNDYKKIYSMRKNSMRVNEIIKNVEKNKEELKYKAEHSEKCSDVMKRQLEYNKKCQKVQQLEANKMKSTVEEFQKKIFRMQEELNNSKRKNEELTNAFKQFQTDSELNYKIQVKNIKDAKSENTKLSIQKNELTLKLKRLSNTEEGYMELESKLKAVIRDLAYLQKKYDKLYLEKQKNVSLNRMPK; from the exons ATGCTAAccacggataaaaaaaatttattattggcCAATAGACTTTCGATGGAAAAACGtgtagaaatagaaaaaaaatataaagaaactACGGAGCAAAATACAgctttaata GTTGTAAACCAAAAGCTTGAAAAAATTATCGCGAAATGTAATCTAGAAAAAGCCCAAGAACATAAAGATAAACTTCGAACAAAGgctgaaaatgaaataaaaaaagctaAGACTGATAATCTTgaa ATACATATTAAAACATTGCAAGTACAAATAAGTCAATATGAGGGCGAATTACGTTCCAGAGATATTTTAGCAACAGGATTGAATAGAGAACTTAAAATTCATAAGACTAAGTTTGAGAATGCATTG aaaaaattGAGTGATTCTGAAACACGTGTTAAAGCTCTGGAAAGAACAATTCAAGATATGAATAAGGAATGCAAAGATTCCAAACTTAAATATTCAAGTCTagttcatgaaaataataatttaaaagcaaaattg GATGAAGAAACTCAATTGAAATTAACAGTTGAAATATTGAGAGACAATGAAAGTGggcttaaaaaacaaatgaacatatttaaacgaataatattCACAGAGCAATTggaaaataagaaattaatagaaattgct cgAGAACTGGAGAAGCAAAAAACAAAGTTTATATATACAGGAGAAGATATAACAGTAATAAAGAAGAAATTAGAAGAATGTATGGAGCAGAAtcttattttgtcaaaaaaattcaGTAACCTTGATTGTCCTTTC TACCAGTCAAAACATGGTAAACTTGAAGACGAGGAGCCGGTAATAAAATGCG gTTCAATAAAAGAAAGACattacgaaaataaaatatttgctttagaacaaattatcaaaac aaagcaaataaaatttgataaccaagtgaaagaacaaaaaaaatatcgagaCGTAGTGGTTAAAAGCTTGTATGATACAAAAAAAGCAAAAGATAGTGAAAAAGCGGCAAAAGTATTGctcgaaaaacaaaaatatgaaataatatataataaactggaTGTCTTGGGTAAagaatcaaaaattcaaaagctagag attCAAATGGATAGTTGTGATTATCAACGTAAATTAGCAAATAGACAATCAACTTTGCTATGTAGACAAGTACGAAatgattataagaaaatatattccATGAGAAAAA atTCCATGAGAGTAAatgaaatcattaaaaatgtggAGAAAAACAAAgaagagttaaaatataaagCTGAACACTCAGAGAAATGCTCGGATGTTATGAAAAGgcaattagaatataataaaaaatgccaAAAGGTTCAACAATTAGAAGCGAACAAAATGAAATCTACTGTTGAAGAG tttcagAAAAAAATCTTTAGAATGCAAgaagaattaaataatagtaaacgaAAAAACGAAGAATTGACAAATGCATTTAAGCAGTTTCAGACCGACAGTGAATTGAATTACAAAattcaagttaaaaatataaaagatgcAAAAAGTGAAAACACAAAATTGTCAAtccaaaaaaatgaattaac